The proteins below are encoded in one region of Cololabis saira isolate AMF1-May2022 chromosome 21, fColSai1.1, whole genome shotgun sequence:
- the LOC133422286 gene encoding G-protein coupled receptor 183-like has product MDSVTSSLNLTSIPTQLPLNITADINATVKPFSVFDGCERHVEAVLFDLSVQIINVIVGIPANLLVIAILIHNRKDPSTSDIFFGCLAFMDAYFGTMTPLQLLNLYVWHSKEVWSSVKFSFGVKDTSSPLFLSCICLDRFVAVLFPIAFGRMKHIKYRLGLTVLVLCLTFAYSAAKMVGGLPNFEKVFTGEILATFSWMVICNASILWALKKSRGNGKDEMHPMKKKAFKMVLSILCIIVFNYLPPVALFPFEDHYTPDVFRCYVQPVGYAFLNISSTIQPLIYLTRLEKVPFLPDACVKKCSSCLTAKHRKSTPEQKQSA; this is encoded by the coding sequence ATGGATAGCGTTACTTCATCACTCAACCTGACCTCCATCCCAACTCAGCTTCCTCTCAACATTACAGCTGACATCAATGCCACGGTGAAGCCTTTCAGTGTGTTTGATGGGTGTGAGCGGCACGTCGAGGCCGTCCTCTTTGATCTCAGCGTTCAGATTATCAATGTCATCGTGGGAATTCCTGCCAACTTACTTGTCATTGCAATTCTCATCCACAACCGCAAAGACCCCTCCACTTCAGATATATTCTTTGGCTGCTTGGCCTTTATGGATGCCTACTTTGGTACCATGACTCCCCTCCAACTCCTTAACCTTTACGTCTGGCACAGCAAAGAGGTTTGGTCGTCCGTGAAGTTTTCCTTCGGCGTTAAAGACACCAGCAGCCCGTTgtttctctcctgcatctgtctGGATCGCTTTGTGGCCGTGCTCTTTCCGATTGCATTCGGCCGGATGAAGCACATCAAGTACAGGTTAGGCCTCACGGTGTTGGTGCTCTGCCTCACCTTTGCCTACTCAGCGGCCAAGATGGTGGGGGGACTCCCCAACTTTGAGAAGGTGTTCACCGGTGAGATCCTGGCAACTTTTTCCTGGATGGTGATATGTAACGCAAGCATCCTGTGGGCCCTCAAGAAGTCCCGGGGCAACGGGAAAGATGAAATGCACCCCATGAAGAAGAAGGCCTTCAAGATGGTGCTCTCCATCCTTTGTATTATTGTGTTCAACTACTTGCCACCTGTAGCTCTGTTCCCTTTTGAAGACCATTACACTCCTGATGTGTTTCGCTGCTACGTGCAGCCGGTGGGCTACGCCTTCCTGAACATTAGCAGCACCATCCAGCCACTTATCTATCTGACTCGTCTGGAGAAGGTCCCTTTCCTCCCAGATGCTTGTGTCAAGAAGTGTTCTTCCTGTCTCACTGCAAAGCACAGAAAATCAACACCTGAACAGAAACAATCAGCGTAA
- the LOC133421762 gene encoding zinc-binding protein A33, with translation MSLPEEDLTCPVCCDIFKDPVLLSCSHSFCRNCMKSCWDTGMRECPICRKKGPKSNPPSNLALKNVCEALQEVRRMSSDQVEEKMNCNLHGEKLKLFCLVDRQPICVVCQTSKVHMKHNCLPIEEALLDCKDQLVSSLKSLQDKVESLKSIHGNTAEMLKYIKTQTLETQNKIKSQFEQLHQLLYEEESARLAAVKKEEEEKIEAMKDKIKELSAEVLSVMENISAIRQQMKENDLILLKNFKTPQNGSEGMLLGLDNMSGLLIDVTKHLSNLKYRVWEKILDQIDYTPVTLDPNTAHPCLILSDDLASLKYSQEPSRCPDNPERFHMSAEVVGMTALGSGSHHWIVETGSNQDWLLGVASLSVPRDAEISARPENGFWTLCIRDGEFRAMTSPPTPLTGLKMPNQVKVQLDYNKGNVSFYDPADNTLFYAFKETFTELLYPYFYTQSCHPLKIMPEKVLVTMLRQNV, from the exons ATGTCACTTCCAGAGGAGGATCTTACATGCCCGGTGTGTTGTGACATTTTCAAAGATCCTGTCCTGCTGTCATGCAGCCACAGTTTCTGCAGGAACTGCATGAAGAGCTGCTGGGACACAGGGATGCGAGAATGCCCCATCTGCAGGAAAAAGGGACCCAAGTCCAATCCTCCGTCCAATCTGGCTCTGAAAAATGTCTGTGAGGCTCTTCAGGAGGTCAGAAGAATGAGTTCAGATCAGGTCGAGGAAAAGATGAACTGCAACTTGCATGGGGAGAAGTTAAAACTCTTCTGTCTGGTGGACAGACAGCCCATATGTGTGGTGTGTCAGACCTCCAAAGTGCATATGAAGCACAACTGTTTACCTATAGAAGAGGCCCTGTTGGACTGCAAG GACCAACTTGTTTCATCACTGAAAAGCTTGCAAGATAAAGTGGAAAGTCTCAAAAGTATCCATGGGAACACTGCTGAAATGTTGAAGTATATCAAG ACTCAGACGCTGGAAACACAGAATAAGATCAAGAGCCAGTTTGAGCAACTACATCAACTCCTGTATGAAGAAGAGTCGGCCAGGTTAGCAGCtgtgaagaaagaggaggaggagaagatcgAAGCAATGAAAGATAAGATTAAAGAACTTTCGGCAGAGGTGCTTTCTGTAATGGAGAACATCTCTGCCATCCGGCAACAGATGAAGGAAAatgatttaattttgttgaag AATTTTAAAACCCCTCAGAATGG AAGTGAAGGCATGCTGCTTGGGTTGGACAACATGTCTGGGTTACTGATTGATGTGACGAAACACCTCTCCAACCTCAAATACAGAGTCTGGGAGAAAATACTGGATCAAATTGACTACA CTCCAGTTACCCTAGACCCAAACACAGCACACCCATGCCTCATCCTATCCGACGACCTCGCTTCCCTCAAATACTCACAGGAGCCGAGCCGTTGCCCTGACAACCCGGAGCGTTTCCACATGAGCGCTGAAGTGGTAGGTATGACTGCACTGGGCTCAGGAAGCCACCACTGGATTGTAGAAACAGGAAGTAATCAGGACTGGCTCCTGGGTGTGGCTTCTTTGTCTGTGCCGAGAGACGCTGAGATATCAGCTCGCCCGGAAAACGGCTTCTGGACTTTATGCATCAGGGACGGCGAGTTCAGGGCGATGAcctcaccccccacccctctaACAGGTTTAAAAATGCCAAATCAGGTCAAAGTGCAATTGGATTACAACAAAGGAAATGTGTCTTTTTATGACCCTGCTGACAACACACTCTTTTATGCATTTAAAGAAACATTTACTGAGCTTTTATATCCATATTTCTATACTCAAAGCTGTCATCCATTGAAAATAATGCCAGAAAAGGTACTTGTCACAATGTTGCGGCAGAATGTGTAA